Proteins co-encoded in one Bremerella sp. TYQ1 genomic window:
- a CDS encoding PQQ-binding-like beta-propeller repeat protein, whose protein sequence is MSLSLRLVLMLLCLATFPVLSNAEDWPQWRGPNRDGISSETNLAESWLEDGPKLLWQVDNLGDGYGAVSVVDDSIYLVVNDGLESELVVALGATRGELKWGTRIGRVGNPDQKPSYPAARSTPTIVGEQVFVLGSDGDLVCLEASSGDIVWQKSVRKEFGGKPGEWAYSESPLVDGDKVVATPGGKEAGIVAVSKSSGETIWKANTPEMGAAAYASVQKVITDAGEQYVSFMGNGLAGVAAKDGKFLWSYTRTKGIANMPTPVVDGDVVYSGGSRAGGGAVKLIGKEDAIVPEELYFNPKLPTAIGGSVKVGEHLYGCSGSTLMCVEFATGEIKLQERISAGASLLAADGRLYLHTEDGKVMMVAASPDEMKVISEFTLPKQPEGTGKEWAYPALADGKLYLRQHGTVWCYDVK, encoded by the coding sequence ATGTCGCTTTCGCTTCGTTTGGTTTTGATGCTTTTATGCTTGGCAACGTTTCCTGTTCTGTCCAACGCCGAAGACTGGCCGCAATGGCGGGGACCGAATCGCGATGGAATTTCCAGCGAAACTAACCTCGCTGAATCGTGGCTGGAAGACGGTCCCAAGTTGTTGTGGCAAGTTGACAACCTTGGGGATGGCTATGGAGCCGTTTCGGTAGTAGACGACTCGATCTATCTAGTCGTCAATGATGGACTGGAAAGTGAGCTAGTCGTCGCTTTAGGGGCCACTCGTGGGGAATTAAAGTGGGGCACGCGCATTGGAAGGGTTGGCAATCCAGATCAAAAGCCGAGCTATCCAGCGGCGCGAAGCACACCCACGATTGTTGGCGAGCAAGTCTTTGTGCTGGGGTCAGATGGAGATCTCGTTTGCTTGGAAGCAAGCAGCGGCGACATCGTATGGCAAAAGAGCGTCCGTAAAGAATTTGGTGGCAAGCCTGGCGAATGGGCCTATTCGGAGTCGCCATTGGTCGATGGAGATAAAGTTGTCGCGACTCCCGGAGGCAAAGAAGCGGGAATCGTTGCCGTAAGTAAGTCCAGTGGTGAAACGATCTGGAAGGCGAACACGCCGGAAATGGGAGCAGCGGCCTATGCCTCGGTGCAAAAGGTAATAACGGACGCCGGCGAACAGTATGTCTCATTCATGGGAAATGGCCTCGCAGGTGTGGCAGCGAAGGATGGCAAGTTCCTTTGGTCGTACACGCGCACGAAGGGAATTGCGAACATGCCGACCCCTGTTGTCGATGGAGACGTGGTTTACAGCGGTGGAAGCCGCGCAGGTGGTGGAGCGGTGAAGTTGATCGGGAAGGAAGATGCGATTGTCCCGGAAGAACTGTACTTCAATCCAAAGCTTCCCACGGCCATTGGTGGATCGGTCAAAGTTGGGGAGCATCTTTATGGATGTAGTGGGTCGACACTGATGTGCGTTGAGTTTGCCACCGGAGAAATCAAGTTGCAGGAACGAATCAGTGCCGGGGCTTCACTTCTCGCAGCCGACGGACGACTCTATTTGCATACCGAAGATGGCAAAGTGATGATGGTGGCCGCCTCGCCGGACGAGATGAAAGTGATCAGCGAGTTCACACTACCGAAACAACCGGAAGGCACCGGAAAAGAATGGGCTTATCCTGCTCTGGCCGATGGCAAGCTCTATTTGCGTCAGCATGGAACGGTTTGGTGTTACGACGTGAAATAA
- a CDS encoding aldehyde dehydrogenase family protein, translating to MILSTTAPVARPETQAFIEQDHKLLIDGQWMAAETGKKFEVTNPADGKVIAHVAEGGQQDINKAVAAARQAFESGAWPAMTASERGKLLWKLADLMDQHIEEFAEIESLDNGKPKAVAAAADVPLAIDMFRYMAGWATKIEGTTIPISVPYLDGAEFHSYTLREPVGVVGQIIPWNFPLLMAAWKLGPALATGCTVVLKVAEETPLSALRLGQLIQEAGFPPGVVNIITGFGETAGAALSSHPDVDKIAFTGSTEVGKLIVKAAGETNLKKISLELGGKSPNIILPDADIPAAIAGSANAIFFNHGQCCCAGSRLLVHRSRFDEVVEGVAEQAKQIKLGPGMHPDSDMGPMVSKVQQDRVCSYLDIGEKEGAKAVCGGKRADSEGYFVEPTVLVDTRSDMKVIQEEIFGPVVAAVAFDDVEEVLAEANDSIYGLAAAVWTKDISMGHRIAKRLKAGTVWMNCYNVFDASLPFGGYKQSGWGREMGHEAINLYTQTKAVTLQLK from the coding sequence ATGATTTTGTCGACGACCGCCCCCGTCGCTCGCCCCGAGACCCAGGCTTTTATCGAGCAGGATCACAAGCTGTTGATCGATGGCCAATGGATGGCGGCTGAGACGGGGAAAAAGTTTGAAGTCACCAATCCGGCCGACGGGAAAGTTATTGCCCATGTCGCCGAAGGTGGGCAGCAGGACATAAACAAAGCAGTTGCCGCGGCACGCCAAGCGTTCGAGAGCGGAGCGTGGCCGGCAATGACTGCGTCCGAACGGGGAAAGTTGCTGTGGAAGTTGGCCGATCTAATGGACCAGCACATCGAGGAGTTCGCAGAAATTGAATCTCTCGATAACGGCAAGCCCAAAGCCGTAGCGGCCGCTGCAGACGTTCCCCTCGCGATCGATATGTTTCGCTACATGGCTGGTTGGGCTACGAAGATCGAAGGAACGACCATTCCCATTTCGGTTCCCTATTTGGATGGTGCGGAATTTCATAGCTATACGCTGCGTGAACCAGTTGGAGTAGTAGGGCAGATCATTCCATGGAATTTTCCACTGCTGATGGCAGCTTGGAAATTGGGACCTGCGCTGGCGACTGGGTGTACCGTGGTACTGAAAGTTGCGGAAGAGACACCGCTGAGCGCACTCCGTCTGGGGCAATTGATCCAAGAGGCAGGATTTCCACCTGGCGTGGTGAACATTATTACCGGCTTCGGTGAAACGGCCGGGGCGGCTTTGTCTTCTCATCCAGATGTCGACAAGATCGCGTTTACTGGTTCGACCGAAGTTGGCAAGCTGATCGTAAAAGCGGCTGGTGAAACCAATCTGAAAAAGATCTCGCTGGAACTCGGCGGTAAGAGCCCCAATATCATTTTGCCAGATGCGGACATTCCAGCGGCAATTGCTGGTTCTGCGAACGCCATCTTTTTTAATCATGGGCAATGCTGCTGTGCAGGCTCGCGATTGTTGGTGCATCGCAGTCGATTTGATGAAGTCGTGGAAGGGGTTGCAGAACAAGCCAAGCAAATCAAATTGGGACCTGGGATGCATCCTGATTCTGATATGGGGCCGATGGTTTCCAAGGTTCAGCAAGATCGTGTCTGCAGCTATCTCGACATCGGCGAGAAAGAAGGTGCGAAAGCCGTCTGCGGTGGCAAACGGGCAGACAGCGAAGGCTACTTTGTCGAACCGACCGTATTAGTCGACACTCGCTCCGATATGAAAGTCATTCAGGAAGAGATCTTTGGACCCGTGGTTGCCGCTGTCGCGTTTGACGATGTCGAAGAGGTTCTAGCGGAAGCCAACGATAGTATCTATGGTTTGGCCGCCGCAGTTTGGACCAAGGATATCAGCATGGGGCACCGCATTGCCAAACGATTGAAGGCAGGAACGGTGTGGATGAACTGCTACAACGTGTTCGATGCCTCCCTTCCGTTTGGCGGCTATAAACAGTCTGGCTGGGGACGAGAGATGGGGCACGAGGCAATCAATCTTTACACGCAGACGAAAGCGGTCACGCTTCAGCTTAAATAG
- a CDS encoding tetratricopeptide repeat protein: protein MRTFFLPFHVLGVALAILVLHCSSVWAEKPETQVPLFAGLGDHTWKISTDNAQAQAYFDQGLAFMYGFNHDEAIRSFHEAARLDPKSPMPWWAISLANGPNINYPLLDEKHAPLAWEALQEAKRRVENGSALEKDLIAALDKRYADPPPVDRKALDQAFAQAMRSVWEKYPNEPDVGALYAESLMDLWPWDLWQKAGAANPDTREVMQTLETVLQQAPLHPLALHLYIHTLEASGEVAKAADEADRLRDLQPGLGHMVHMPSHIDVRLGQWRKAIEANEKAIAADTAYKEQSPEQDFFRIYMAHNRHMLAFAAMMIGQEKVATDQINAMLEEMPPAWVKANAPFVDGMHSMPYEMHIRFGRWDEILEMPEPPDHFPITRALHYYARGVAFAAKKDKRAGVELCIFMAEAGKVPEEAFFAQNRAHTIFEIAQNMLEGEILYREGRTDDAVAKLEEAVRIEDTLRYTEPPDWIQPVRHALAATLMDAKRYKAAEKVLRRDLEIHPHNGWALHDLARSLRMQGKLDEAEKVQAEFEVAWKDADVQMSSACMCLPAQ from the coding sequence ATGAGAACGTTTTTCCTGCCATTTCATGTCTTGGGGGTGGCGCTGGCCATTTTGGTGCTGCATTGCAGCTCCGTTTGGGCTGAGAAGCCTGAGACGCAGGTTCCGCTATTTGCTGGCCTGGGAGATCACACTTGGAAGATTTCGACGGACAATGCCCAAGCGCAAGCCTACTTCGATCAGGGGCTCGCTTTCATGTATGGCTTCAATCATGACGAAGCGATTCGTAGTTTTCACGAAGCGGCGAGGCTCGACCCGAAGAGCCCGATGCCGTGGTGGGCGATTTCGTTAGCCAACGGCCCCAATATCAACTATCCCTTGCTTGACGAGAAACATGCTCCTCTGGCATGGGAAGCTCTGCAGGAGGCCAAACGGCGAGTAGAAAACGGCTCGGCGCTAGAGAAAGACTTAATCGCGGCATTGGATAAGCGCTATGCCGACCCGCCTCCTGTCGATCGCAAGGCGCTCGATCAGGCATTTGCCCAGGCGATGCGTAGTGTGTGGGAGAAGTATCCGAATGAGCCAGACGTAGGGGCGTTGTATGCCGAAAGCTTGATGGACCTTTGGCCGTGGGACTTATGGCAAAAAGCAGGAGCGGCAAATCCAGATACAAGAGAAGTGATGCAGACGCTGGAGACAGTGTTACAGCAAGCTCCTCTTCACCCCCTGGCGCTGCATCTATACATTCACACGCTGGAAGCGTCAGGAGAAGTTGCGAAAGCGGCAGACGAAGCAGATCGACTTCGCGACTTACAGCCCGGCTTGGGGCATATGGTTCATATGCCGAGTCACATCGATGTTCGTCTAGGGCAGTGGCGAAAAGCGATCGAGGCTAACGAAAAAGCGATTGCCGCAGATACGGCGTATAAGGAACAGTCGCCGGAGCAGGATTTCTTTCGCATCTACATGGCCCACAATCGACATATGCTGGCTTTTGCCGCCATGATGATTGGGCAAGAGAAAGTCGCGACAGATCAGATCAACGCCATGTTAGAGGAAATGCCTCCGGCGTGGGTGAAAGCGAATGCTCCTTTCGTCGACGGGATGCATAGTATGCCGTACGAAATGCATATTCGGTTTGGGCGCTGGGATGAAATTCTTGAAATGCCGGAACCGCCGGATCATTTCCCGATCACACGTGCACTGCATTATTACGCTCGGGGTGTGGCATTCGCAGCTAAAAAAGACAAGCGGGCCGGGGTCGAACTTTGCATCTTTATGGCCGAAGCAGGTAAAGTGCCTGAAGAAGCCTTCTTTGCTCAAAACCGGGCTCATACGATTTTCGAGATCGCTCAAAATATGCTCGAAGGCGAGATCCTTTATCGAGAGGGACGAACGGATGATGCGGTTGCTAAGTTAGAAGAAGCTGTCCGCATTGAAGATACGCTTCGCTACACAGAACCGCCCGATTGGATCCAGCCGGTGCGACATGCACTGGCGGCTACGCTGATGGATGCCAAGCGTTACAAAGCGGCAGAAAAAGTGTTGCGGCGTGATCTTGAAATTCACCCGCACAACGGCTGGGCACTTCATGACTTGGCCCGAAGCCTACGAATGCAAGGCAAACTTGACGAAGCGGAGAAGGTTCAAGCTGAGTTCGAGGTGGCCTGGAAAGATGCCGATGTTCAGATGAGTTCGGCATGTATGTGTCTGCCGGCCCAGTAG
- a CDS encoding sulfatase-like hydrolase/transferase — protein MRAFISLAFLLLPTVLLAAEPPANIVLIVSDDQGYHDLGSFGATDVKTPHLDRLAEEGTRLTSFYVAWNACTPSRAAILTGRYPQRNGTYDMIRNDRVDDGHLYSPEEYVLSPEHLLGTDVREVFLSQTLSDAGYACGCYGKWDGGQLKRFLPLQRGFDDFYGFCNTGIDYFTHERYGVPSMFDGNEPTTKDKGTYCTSLFRDHALEFIDKHHDRPFFLYLPFNAPHGASNLDREIRGTVQASPEYLAKYPEGRSKSAERRRGYMAAVTEMDAAIGEILARLDKYEIADNTLVIFFSDNGGSGLANNAPLQGRKSTMWEGGNRVPCIVRWPGKVPAGKVSDAFLTSLEVFPTSCAAAGKPLPEQITFDGFDLLPVLQGKIESPRNEMFWQRRGEVAVRVGDWKWVDSKRAKGLYDLKTDIGEKNDLSQKHPEKVEQLKQRLAHWQSEMEAAEPRRPFRDF, from the coding sequence ATGCGTGCGTTTATCAGCTTAGCCTTTCTGCTACTCCCAACCGTTTTGCTTGCCGCCGAACCTCCGGCGAACATCGTCCTGATTGTTTCGGACGACCAAGGCTATCACGACCTTGGTTCGTTCGGTGCCACCGATGTGAAAACTCCGCATCTTGATCGCTTGGCCGAAGAAGGAACGCGCCTAACAAGCTTTTATGTTGCTTGGAATGCTTGCACTCCGTCGCGTGCCGCCATCCTGACAGGCCGTTATCCACAACGAAACGGCACCTATGACATGATCCGCAACGATCGAGTCGACGACGGTCATCTCTATTCGCCGGAAGAGTACGTCCTTTCACCCGAACATCTTTTAGGCACCGACGTTCGCGAAGTGTTTCTTTCGCAAACTCTCAGCGATGCCGGCTATGCGTGTGGATGCTACGGCAAGTGGGATGGAGGGCAGCTAAAACGTTTCTTACCGCTCCAGCGTGGCTTTGACGACTTTTATGGTTTCTGCAACACGGGCATCGATTACTTCACGCATGAACGCTACGGCGTGCCATCAATGTTCGACGGCAACGAGCCCACCACGAAAGACAAAGGGACGTACTGCACATCGCTTTTCCGTGATCACGCTTTGGAATTCATCGACAAGCATCATGATCGCCCCTTTTTCCTTTACCTGCCTTTCAACGCCCCTCATGGCGCCTCGAATCTTGATCGTGAAATTCGCGGTACGGTACAAGCTTCGCCAGAGTATCTTGCGAAGTATCCCGAAGGCCGTTCCAAGTCGGCCGAACGTCGACGTGGCTATATGGCCGCGGTAACAGAAATGGACGCGGCGATCGGCGAGATCCTCGCTCGACTCGACAAGTACGAGATCGCCGACAATACGCTGGTCATCTTCTTCTCGGACAACGGTGGCAGTGGGCTTGCTAATAACGCCCCACTTCAAGGTCGCAAATCAACGATGTGGGAAGGAGGCAATCGCGTGCCATGCATCGTTCGATGGCCAGGCAAAGTGCCAGCAGGAAAAGTCAGTGACGCATTCCTGACTTCGCTGGAAGTCTTTCCGACGTCATGCGCTGCCGCTGGCAAACCGCTTCCTGAGCAGATCACTTTCGATGGATTTGACTTGCTGCCGGTTCTCCAGGGAAAAATCGAGTCTCCGCGGAATGAAATGTTCTGGCAACGTCGCGGCGAAGTGGCTGTCCGCGTGGGCGATTGGAAATGGGTCGACAGCAAACGCGCCAAAGGGCTCTACGATCTAAAAACAGATATCGGCGAGAAAAACGATCTGTCCCAAAAGCACCCCGAAAAAGTCGAACAACTCAAACAGCGTCTGGCCCATTGGCAATCAGAAATGGAAGCAGCAGAACCACGGCGTCCATTCCGAGATTTCTAA
- a CDS encoding rhodanese-like domain-containing protein, which yields MSVQTISPQELAKLRESQKCDLIDVRTPAEFQEIHATEAINKPLDRLAPQEIMAARNGSADQPLYVICKSGNRAGKACDKFIAAGYQNVVNVEGGTDAWASSGLPVVRGKKTISLERQVRIAAGFLVLLGALLAIFVHPYFAGLSAFVGAGLMFAGITDTCGMAMLLAKMPWNQAASCST from the coding sequence ATGAGCGTTCAAACGATTTCGCCGCAGGAGCTCGCGAAGCTCCGTGAATCGCAAAAGTGTGACCTGATCGACGTCCGAACGCCAGCCGAATTTCAAGAGATTCATGCGACCGAAGCCATCAATAAGCCGCTCGATCGCTTGGCTCCACAAGAGATCATGGCAGCCCGAAATGGCTCGGCGGACCAACCACTTTATGTGATCTGCAAGTCAGGCAACCGCGCAGGAAAAGCTTGCGACAAGTTCATCGCCGCAGGCTATCAGAACGTAGTAAACGTCGAAGGGGGAACGGACGCCTGGGCCTCTTCCGGCTTGCCGGTTGTGCGAGGAAAGAAAACCATTTCATTGGAACGCCAGGTACGAATCGCGGCTGGATTCCTGGTACTGCTGGGGGCTCTTTTGGCGATTTTTGTCCATCCATACTTTGCCGGACTCTCCGCGTTTGTCGGAGCTGGACTCATGTTTGCCGGCATCACCGACACGTGTGGTATGGCAATGCTGTTGGCGAAAATGCCATGGAATCAGGCCGCAAGTTGTTCGACCTAA
- a CDS encoding glutamine synthetase III — translation MAAIAAVTNYKPSAPAMNFLETPTQELFSSNVFGKSVMKDRLPKPIFKTLMKTIETGEKLDTTVADYVASAMKDWAIEKGATHYAHVFYPLTGSTAEKHDSFLSPDGNGSAIAEFSGSQLIQGEPDGSSFPSGGIRQTFEARGYTAWDVTSPAYIMENPNGTTLCIPTAFVSWTGEALDKKTPVLRSMQALNKQAQRILTLFGHTDGAMVSSTAGPEQEYFLVDRNFFFARPDLLNAGRTLFGAAPPKGQEFDDHYFGAIPDRVLAFMLESERELFKLGIPVKTRHNEVAPGQYEIAPMFEFANVATDHQQLIMITLRKVAEKYGMACLTHEKPFAGVNGSGKHVNWSMGSSSQGNLLDPGDTPHENAQFLVFCAAVIRAVHKFQGLLRAVVASASNDHRLGANEAPPAIISIFLGDQLTDVFEQIKGGGASSSIPKGTLEIGADVLPPLPKDAGDRNRTSPFAFTGNRFEFRAVGSNQSIAGPLVAMNTIVAESLDYCATKLEEATGGDSSKLNAALTKLMSEIMNEHGTIIFNGDGYSDEWHAEAEKRGLLNLKTTADALPFLEKDEVKELFTKYNVLSERELESRMETYLEQYCLSIKVETNLTIEMARTMIFPAAIRYQNELAATCANLQALGYDFDKNTLDKVTSLVKSLQDSITALEAAAEKAEEGDCAKAHAKAACYEVLPAMNDVRKYADELEGYVADDLWPLPTYQEMLFIR, via the coding sequence ATGGCTGCGATTGCTGCGGTTACCAACTACAAGCCCTCCGCCCCTGCCATGAACTTCTTGGAGACGCCTACGCAAGAGCTGTTCAGCTCGAACGTCTTCGGCAAATCGGTCATGAAGGACCGTCTCCCCAAGCCGATCTTCAAGACGCTGATGAAGACGATCGAAACGGGCGAAAAGCTCGACACGACGGTCGCCGACTATGTCGCCTCGGCAATGAAAGATTGGGCCATTGAAAAGGGTGCCACCCACTACGCCCACGTCTTCTACCCGCTGACCGGAAGCACCGCCGAAAAGCACGACAGCTTTCTGAGCCCTGACGGCAACGGCAGCGCCATCGCTGAATTCAGCGGATCGCAGCTGATCCAAGGCGAACCGGACGGCTCCAGCTTCCCATCGGGCGGTATCCGCCAAACGTTTGAAGCGCGTGGTTACACCGCTTGGGACGTTACCAGCCCTGCTTACATCATGGAAAACCCGAACGGAACCACGCTGTGCATTCCAACGGCGTTTGTTTCGTGGACCGGGGAAGCTCTCGATAAGAAGACGCCTGTCTTGCGTTCGATGCAAGCTTTGAACAAGCAAGCTCAACGTATTCTGACGCTGTTCGGTCACACCGACGGTGCCATGGTCAGCTCCACCGCTGGTCCTGAACAGGAATACTTCCTCGTCGATCGAAACTTCTTCTTTGCTCGCCCAGACCTGCTCAACGCCGGCCGTACTTTGTTCGGTGCTGCACCTCCTAAGGGCCAGGAATTCGACGACCACTACTTCGGTGCGATTCCAGATCGCGTTCTGGCTTTCATGCTCGAAAGCGAACGAGAACTGTTCAAGCTGGGCATCCCAGTTAAAACGCGTCACAACGAAGTCGCACCTGGTCAGTACGAAATCGCTCCGATGTTTGAGTTCGCCAACGTGGCAACCGACCATCAGCAGCTGATCATGATCACGCTCCGCAAAGTCGCCGAGAAATACGGCATGGCTTGCTTGACCCACGAAAAGCCTTTCGCTGGCGTCAACGGTAGCGGTAAGCACGTCAACTGGTCGATGGGCAGCTCCTCGCAGGGCAACTTGCTCGATCCAGGCGACACGCCACACGAAAACGCTCAGTTCCTGGTCTTCTGTGCAGCCGTTATTCGTGCCGTGCACAAGTTCCAAGGCCTGCTGCGTGCCGTTGTTGCTTCGGCTTCCAACGACCACCGTCTCGGTGCCAACGAAGCTCCTCCAGCGATCATCTCGATCTTCCTGGGCGACCAACTGACGGACGTCTTCGAACAGATCAAAGGTGGCGGTGCCAGCAGCTCCATTCCAAAGGGTACGCTGGAAATTGGTGCCGATGTTCTTCCGCCTCTGCCAAAAGACGCTGGCGACCGTAACCGTACCAGCCCGTTCGCTTTCACCGGCAACCGCTTCGAGTTCCGTGCAGTCGGTTCCAATCAGTCGATCGCTGGCCCACTGGTCGCAATGAACACCATCGTTGCTGAATCGCTGGACTACTGTGCGACGAAGCTGGAAGAAGCGACCGGCGGCGACTCGTCGAAGTTGAACGCTGCCCTGACGAAGCTCATGTCCGAAATCATGAACGAGCACGGCACCATCATCTTCAACGGCGATGGCTATTCCGACGAATGGCACGCCGAAGCAGAAAAGCGTGGCCTTCTGAACCTGAAGACCACCGCCGATGCTTTGCCGTTCCTGGAAAAGGACGAAGTCAAAGAACTGTTCACCAAGTACAACGTTCTCTCGGAACGCGAGCTGGAAAGCCGCATGGAGACGTACTTGGAACAGTACTGCTTGAGCATCAAAGTCGAAACCAATCTCACCATCGAGATGGCTCGCACGATGATCTTCCCAGCTGCGATTCGTTATCAAAACGAGCTGGCTGCAACGTGTGCCAACCTTCAAGCTCTCGGCTACGACTTCGACAAGAACACGCTGGACAAAGTTACCAGCCTCGTCAAGTCGCTGCAGGATAGCATCACGGCTCTGGAAGCTGCTGCTGAAAAGGCCGAAGAAGGCGATTGTGCCAAGGCTCACGCCAAAGCTGCTTGCTACGAAGTTCTGCCGGCGATGAACGATGTTCGTAAGTACGCCGACGAACTGGAAGGCTACGTCGCTGACGACCTGTGGCCGCTGCCGACCTACCAGGAAATGCTCTTCATCCGCTAA
- a CDS encoding helix-turn-helix transcriptional regulator, which yields MPKKSAAKPPLKMDALNEAAECLKVLAHPVRIRMVQLLLHGRYTVGEIAEDCGIAENLASEHLRLMQRCGFFTSEREGRRVYYAVAEPHLEDIMNCIESRFLLNASR from the coding sequence ATGCCCAAGAAATCTGCTGCGAAACCACCACTCAAGATGGACGCTTTAAACGAGGCGGCTGAATGCTTGAAGGTTTTAGCCCATCCTGTGCGTATCCGGATGGTCCAGCTGCTGCTGCATGGGCGCTATACCGTGGGTGAAATTGCAGAAGACTGCGGTATCGCTGAAAACCTGGCGTCCGAGCACCTTCGGCTTATGCAGCGATGTGGTTTTTTCACGAGCGAACGTGAAGGACGGCGCGTTTACTACGCCGTCGCCGAACCTCACCTGGAAGACATCATGAACTGCATCGAAAGTCGCTTCCTACTGAACGCTAGTCGGTAA
- a CDS encoding FAD-dependent monooxygenase, which yields MTHSPPLIIGAGPVGMAAAALLSRYDIVPRIVDKRAEPSRYSKALAINPRTLELLEKSGLTDKLLALGRKIHGATIHRNGRVIAEIDFEEIEHRFPFMLALSQASTERVLREDLAERGIEIERSLELVESPNLAEGQANLVHVETQANETIEAPWILATDGAHSIARKSVHVPFPGDTYDRAWVLDDIPLATDFAPDRAHIKLQDDGFLFMLPVFTGEEKPGEPTVWRVIGNYPEPLSQLTESTPVGESLWNSSFHIAHRLVESMNVGKVYFAGDAAHLHSPVGARGMNLGIEDAWVFAELAKRDELALYHQQRWPIDNAIVSRIRTITGYVKAESFIKRTLRNLLAPKMLRWKSVRETMLKTVSGLDHPVPLLHSEPEESPPQESRSARRRDGKRGKR from the coding sequence ATGACGCATTCACCACCTTTAATCATTGGTGCCGGGCCGGTCGGAATGGCTGCCGCCGCCCTACTTTCGCGTTACGATATCGTTCCGCGAATCGTTGATAAACGCGCCGAACCATCCCGGTACTCCAAGGCTCTCGCGATCAACCCGAGAACTCTCGAGTTGCTGGAAAAGAGTGGTTTGACCGATAAATTGCTGGCTTTGGGCCGCAAGATCCACGGAGCCACCATCCATCGCAACGGCCGCGTTATCGCCGAGATTGATTTCGAGGAAATCGAGCATCGCTTTCCCTTCATGCTCGCGTTATCTCAAGCGAGCACGGAACGAGTCTTGCGAGAGGATCTTGCCGAGCGAGGCATCGAGATTGAGCGCAGTTTAGAGCTTGTTGAATCACCGAATCTGGCTGAAGGGCAAGCCAATTTGGTACATGTTGAAACACAAGCCAACGAAACCATCGAGGCCCCTTGGATATTGGCAACCGACGGCGCGCATAGCATTGCCCGTAAGTCCGTCCACGTTCCCTTCCCTGGCGATACCTACGACCGGGCTTGGGTATTGGACGATATTCCACTTGCCACCGATTTCGCTCCGGATCGTGCTCACATCAAGCTTCAAGACGATGGCTTTCTGTTCATGCTTCCCGTCTTCACCGGAGAAGAAAAACCGGGCGAACCGACCGTGTGGCGAGTGATCGGCAACTACCCGGAACCGCTTTCACAGCTAACCGAGTCTACGCCTGTCGGCGAATCGCTTTGGAACTCGTCCTTTCATATCGCCCATCGCCTGGTCGAGTCGATGAACGTTGGCAAAGTTTACTTTGCTGGCGATGCGGCTCACCTGCATTCCCCCGTCGGCGCCAGAGGGATGAACCTTGGAATCGAAGATGCCTGGGTTTTTGCCGAGTTGGCCAAGCGGGACGAACTTGCGTTATACCACCAACAGCGATGGCCAATCGACAACGCGATCGTAAGCCGCATTCGAACCATCACGGGCTACGTCAAAGCGGAGTCGTTCATCAAACGAACGCTTCGCAACTTACTCGCCCCGAAAATGCTGCGTTGGAAAAGTGTTCGCGAGACCATGCTTAAGACGGTTAGTGGTTTGGATCACCCTGTTCCGCTGCTGCACTCGGAGCCTGAAGAATCTCCACCTCAAGAGAGCCGAAGCGCTCGCCGACGTGACGGCAAACGCGGCAAAAGATAA